A window of Gemmatimonadota bacterium contains these coding sequences:
- a CDS encoding dihydroorotate dehydrogenase-like protein: protein MVDLRTTWLGLPLVSPIVLGASPLSHDVELAARAVESGAGAVVMYSLFEEQVVNEQMAAHHFIDARANGDAEASGFLPDVDVFSLGAEPYLRQLQRLRARLKVPVIASLNGTTPGGWTEYARACEARGADAIELNLYDVVTAMDEGAKRVEDRQIAVVESVTHAVDIPVTVKIGPFYTSVPSFAKRLQSVGAHGITLFNRFYQPDIDLDTLGVDRRLQLSAPRELPLRLHALAVLSPHVPISLACTGGAHSGQDVAKALLCGADVVQVTSALLEHGPEHVATMLHDLRAWLGHTGYVSSDEARGVLAMGTAPDAHVWERLNYIRLLDGWRAKHVTPKQTTGKTASGH, encoded by the coding sequence ATGGTTGACCTCCGAACGACCTGGCTCGGACTGCCGCTCGTCAGTCCGATCGTATTGGGCGCGAGCCCGCTCTCGCATGACGTCGAACTCGCGGCGCGGGCGGTCGAGTCCGGGGCCGGGGCGGTGGTGATGTACTCCCTCTTCGAGGAGCAGGTGGTCAACGAGCAGATGGCCGCGCATCACTTCATCGATGCGCGTGCCAACGGCGACGCCGAGGCGAGCGGGTTCCTCCCCGATGTCGACGTCTTCTCCCTCGGCGCGGAACCGTATCTCCGGCAGTTGCAGCGCCTGCGGGCGCGGCTCAAGGTGCCGGTGATCGCCTCGCTCAACGGCACCACGCCCGGCGGCTGGACCGAGTACGCGCGGGCCTGCGAGGCGCGCGGCGCCGATGCGATCGAGCTCAATCTCTACGATGTCGTCACGGCGATGGACGAGGGCGCCAAGCGGGTGGAGGATCGCCAGATCGCCGTGGTGGAGTCGGTCACCCACGCGGTGGACATCCCGGTGACGGTGAAGATCGGCCCGTTCTACACGTCGGTGCCGTCCTTCGCCAAGCGGCTCCAGTCCGTGGGCGCGCACGGCATCACGCTGTTCAATCGCTTCTACCAGCCGGACATCGACCTCGACACCCTCGGCGTCGACCGGCGCCTGCAGCTCTCCGCGCCGCGCGAGTTGCCGCTGAGGCTGCACGCGCTCGCCGTGCTCTCCCCGCACGTGCCCATCTCGCTCGCCTGCACCGGCGGCGCGCACTCGGGACAGGACGTGGCGAAGGCGCTGCTCTGCGGCGCGGACGTGGTGCAGGTGACTTCCGCCCTGCTCGAGCATGGGCCGGAGCACGTCGCGACCATGTTGCACGACCTGCGCGCCTGGCTCGGGCACACCGGGTACGTGTCGAGCGACGAGGCGCGCGGCGTGCTGGCGATGGGGACCGCGCCGGATGCGCACGTGTGGGAACGGCTCAACTACATCCGGCTGCTCGACGGGTGGCGCGCCAAGCACGTGACGCCGAAGCAGACGACGGGCAAGACGGCGTCGGGCCACTAG
- a CDS encoding Uma2 family endonuclease — MPLAPQYFTADMVRALPEDGQRYEVVHGELLVTPAPTMPHQRVVTRLVVALAPYCERLSLGEVLTSPADVSWGEDVLVQPDVFVTARDEAGLSEWSSLRTLDLVVEVLSPSTAKQDRFQKRRLYQRQRVETLWIVDIDRALVEVWTPDAILPLVRTEELVWHPPGAAEPLVIPVPGLFAP, encoded by the coding sequence ATGCCTCTCGCTCCTCAGTACTTCACTGCGGACATGGTGCGTGCGTTGCCGGAGGACGGGCAGCGGTACGAGGTCGTGCACGGGGAACTGCTCGTGACCCCCGCGCCGACGATGCCACACCAGCGTGTCGTCACACGACTCGTCGTCGCGCTCGCGCCGTACTGTGAGCGTCTCAGCCTCGGAGAGGTCCTCACCAGCCCGGCGGATGTGTCCTGGGGAGAGGACGTCCTGGTGCAACCGGACGTCTTCGTGACCGCGCGGGACGAGGCGGGCCTGAGCGAATGGTCGTCGCTCAGGACGCTCGACCTGGTCGTCGAGGTCCTGAGTCCCTCGACGGCGAAGCAGGACCGCTTCCAGAAGCGACGACTCTACCAGCGCCAGCGCGTCGAGACCCTCTGGATCGTGGACATCGACCGCGCGCTCGTCGAGGTCTGGACGCCGGATGCGATCCTGCCGCTGGTCAGGACCGAGGAACTCGTCTGGCACCCGCCCGGCGCCGCCGAGCCGCTGGTGATCCCGGTCCCGGGGCTCTTCGCGCCGTAG
- a CDS encoding Uma2 family endonuclease: MPLFPRYFTAEMVRALPEDGQRYEVVHGELLVSPSPRGAHQRIAFRIARRLADYCDALGTFETMLSPADISWGPDILVQPDVFVVPKREAATGDWSRIRSLTLIAEVLSPSSARFDRFQKRKLYLQHGVETLWLLDEERGCVEVWHPDMLFPVIETEELVWHPPGAVEPLVIPVAGLFAP, encoded by the coding sequence ATGCCTCTCTTTCCCCGGTACTTCACTGCGGAGATGGTGCGGGCGTTGCCGGAGGACGGGCAGCGGTACGAGGTCGTGCACGGAGAGCTGCTGGTGAGCCCGTCCCCACGTGGCGCGCACCAGCGGATCGCCTTCCGGATCGCGAGGCGGCTCGCGGACTATTGCGATGCGCTCGGCACGTTCGAGACGATGCTCAGTCCCGCGGACATCTCGTGGGGTCCTGATATCCTCGTGCAGCCTGATGTCTTCGTCGTCCCGAAGCGGGAAGCGGCGACCGGCGACTGGAGCCGGATCCGAAGCCTCACGCTCATCGCAGAGGTGTTGAGCCCGTCGAGTGCGCGCTTCGACCGGTTCCAGAAACGGAAGCTGTATCTCCAGCACGGGGTCGAGACGCTGTGGCTGCTGGACGAGGAGCGTGGATGCGTGGAGGTGTGGCATCCGGACATGCTCTTTCCCGTGATCGAGACCGAGGAACTCGTCTGGCACCCGCCCGGCGCCGTCGAGCCGCTGGTGATCCCGGTCGCGGGATTGTTCGCGCCGTAG
- a CDS encoding multicopper oxidase domain-containing protein: MSLSRRQLLALGLTGLVGSSTRAAALAPFGWPSPRRGDDPRADFAPEFEPDVEIALTAATAEVQLRPGKKTTVWRFTGAVTKGPATALTAVEGSHLGPTLRFVRGQKVRIRFHNALAEPSIVHWHGLDVPEAADGHPHKAIAAGSEYLYEFTVENRAGTYWYHPHPHERTGPQVNMGLAGLIVVSDPEERALALPSGDGELLCVLQDRSFDAENQFRYAASMMEREMGFTGDVMLVNGNPDAQWSLATRAYRLRVLNGSNARIYKLAWSDATPMTVLGTDGGLLERPVEQRAVTLAPGQRVELWLDLSARAVGSTLALRSEAFPLGDAGLDMGGGGMGMMAMERPSGGVPLGAPLTLLGITVARRERSAAKLPVRLATFDDRWKPVADAPRRQVPLTFRRMVWFMGGRSFDMHETAPDETVTAGATQVWSYENAGGPMGMQMAHPIHMHGRQFRVLSRTGGKAENALREGLVDGGWMDTVLVLPGETVSVQVTFTSHPGTYLYHCHILEHEDMGMMRNFKVV, encoded by the coding sequence ATGTCACTCTCGCGTCGGCAACTCCTCGCGCTCGGTCTCACCGGCCTCGTCGGCTCGTCCACGCGTGCCGCCGCGCTCGCGCCCTTCGGCTGGCCGTCGCCGCGTCGCGGGGACGATCCGCGCGCTGACTTCGCACCGGAGTTCGAACCGGACGTGGAGATCGCGCTCACCGCCGCGACCGCCGAGGTGCAGCTGCGACCGGGGAAGAAGACGACCGTGTGGCGCTTCACCGGTGCCGTGACGAAGGGGCCGGCGACGGCGCTCACCGCGGTGGAGGGATCGCATCTCGGTCCCACGCTGCGGTTCGTGCGCGGGCAGAAGGTGCGCATCCGCTTCCATAACGCGCTGGCCGAACCGTCGATCGTGCATTGGCACGGGCTCGACGTGCCGGAGGCGGCGGACGGGCATCCGCACAAGGCGATCGCCGCGGGCTCGGAGTACCTCTATGAGTTCACGGTGGAGAACCGGGCCGGGACGTACTGGTACCATCCGCATCCGCACGAGCGGACGGGGCCGCAGGTGAACATGGGGCTCGCGGGGCTCATCGTGGTGAGCGATCCCGAGGAGCGCGCGCTCGCGCTGCCGTCGGGCGACGGCGAGCTGCTCTGCGTGCTGCAGGACCGGTCGTTCGACGCGGAGAACCAGTTCCGCTACGCGGCGAGCATGATGGAGCGCGAGATGGGGTTCACCGGCGACGTGATGCTCGTGAACGGCAATCCGGACGCGCAGTGGTCGCTCGCGACGCGCGCGTATCGCCTGCGCGTGCTGAACGGGTCGAACGCGCGCATCTACAAGCTCGCCTGGAGCGACGCGACGCCGATGACGGTGCTCGGCACCGACGGCGGGTTGCTCGAGCGGCCGGTGGAGCAGCGCGCGGTGACGCTCGCGCCGGGGCAGCGCGTGGAGCTCTGGCTCGACCTGAGCGCGCGCGCAGTGGGGAGCACGCTCGCGCTGCGGAGCGAGGCCTTCCCGCTCGGCGACGCGGGGCTCGACATGGGCGGCGGCGGGATGGGGATGATGGCGATGGAGCGCCCGAGCGGTGGCGTGCCCCTCGGTGCACCGCTCACGCTGCTCGGCATCACCGTCGCCCGTCGCGAGCGGTCGGCGGCGAAGCTCCCGGTGCGGCTCGCGACGTTCGACGACCGATGGAAGCCCGTCGCCGACGCGCCGCGCCGTCAGGTGCCGCTCACCTTCCGGCGGATGGTGTGGTTCATGGGCGGGCGCTCGTTCGACATGCACGAGACGGCGCCCGACGAGACGGTCACGGCGGGCGCGACGCAGGTGTGGAGCTACGAGAACGCCGGCGGCCCGATGGGGATGCAGATGGCGCATCCGATCCACATGCATGGGCGGCAGTTCCGCGTGCTGTCGCGGACGGGCGGGAAGGCGGAGAACGCGCTGCGCGAAGGCCTGGTCGATGGCGGCTGGATGGACACGGTGCTGGTGCTGCCGGGGGAGACGGTGTCGGTGCAGGTGACGTTCACGTCGCATCCGGGGACGTATCTGTATCATTGCCACATCCTCGAGCATGAGGACATGGGGATGATGCGGAACTTCAAGGTGGTGTGA